One window of the bacterium genome contains the following:
- the rimI gene encoding ribosomal protein S18-alanine N-acetyltransferase, which yields MPDTMKIRPMVNADLARVYEIEQESFPSPWSMKMLEEELLLEHSLSLALEEENTLKAYLFVRTVADEMHIVNLAVDTRERKKGFAALLIKETLARSRATGAKYIFLEVRTTNLAAIRLYEKFGFRILRMRSRYYEDSSDAYEMALVIDDELGEIHDDS from the coding sequence ATGCCAGACACCATGAAAATAAGACCAATGGTTAATGCCGATCTCGCTAGGGTTTACGAGATTGAACAAGAATCCTTTCCGTCGCCGTGGTCAATGAAGATGCTCGAGGAGGAGCTGCTTCTTGAGCATTCTCTGTCGCTCGCGCTCGAGGAAGAAAACACCCTGAAAGCCTATCTTTTCGTAAGAACGGTTGCCGATGAGATGCATATAGTCAATCTCGCTGTGGATACTCGAGAACGAAAGAAAGGATTTGCCGCCCTGCTCATCAAGGAAACGCTTGCACGCTCAAGAGCAACTGGGGCGAAATATATTTTTCTTGAGGTCAGAACAACCAATCTGGCGGCTATACGGCTTTATGAAAAATTCGGTTTCCGGATTCTCAGGATGCGCTCCCGATACTACGAGGACTCCTCGGACGCCTACGAAATGGCATTAGTCATTGATGATGAACTCGGAGAAATTCATGACGATAGCTGA